The following proteins come from a genomic window of Halomarina ordinaria:
- a CDS encoding ATP-NAD kinase family protein: MRRIGFLLNPVAGMGGRVGLKGTDGKVEEARALGAEPRAPDRASEALAALADHDPTVDLLAYGDPMGASQVRSAGFDPTVVGHPAGEETGAEDTRAAVRAFLDHGVDLVLFVGGDGTAVDVAEVLEAGGVETPMLGVPAGVKVYSSVFAVTPRAAGRIAATYERTADREVNDIDEDEYREGEVHTELKAVVRVPVAEEVQSSKQLGGGSVESLAAGVAEEADPDVTYALGPGSTVGAVKRELGFEGSPLGVDVWRDGEVLVRDGSEREILDALGESNVVVVSPIGGQGFVFGRGNQQLSPTVLRRSEVLVVASRAKLDDIGVLRVDTGDPDLDEELRGWRRVRTGRFEHRLMQVE; this comes from the coding sequence GTGAGACGAATCGGGTTCCTGCTCAACCCCGTCGCCGGGATGGGGGGACGGGTCGGACTGAAGGGGACGGACGGGAAGGTCGAGGAGGCGCGCGCGCTCGGTGCCGAACCGCGAGCGCCCGACCGCGCGAGCGAGGCGCTCGCCGCGCTCGCCGACCACGACCCCACGGTCGACCTCCTCGCGTACGGCGACCCGATGGGGGCGAGCCAGGTGCGGTCGGCGGGGTTCGACCCGACGGTCGTCGGCCACCCGGCGGGCGAGGAGACGGGCGCCGAGGACACCCGGGCGGCGGTCCGGGCGTTCCTCGACCACGGGGTCGACCTGGTGCTGTTCGTCGGGGGCGACGGGACGGCCGTCGACGTCGCCGAGGTGCTCGAAGCCGGTGGCGTCGAGACGCCGATGCTCGGCGTCCCCGCCGGCGTGAAGGTCTACTCGTCGGTGTTCGCGGTGACGCCCCGGGCCGCCGGGCGCATCGCCGCCACCTACGAGCGCACCGCCGACCGGGAGGTCAACGACATCGACGAGGACGAGTACAGGGAGGGGGAGGTCCACACCGAGTTGAAGGCGGTCGTCCGCGTTCCGGTCGCCGAGGAGGTACAGTCGAGCAAGCAACTCGGCGGGGGGAGCGTCGAGTCGCTCGCGGCGGGCGTCGCCGAGGAGGCCGACCCCGACGTCACCTACGCCCTCGGCCCGGGGAGTACGGTCGGGGCGGTGAAACGGGAACTCGGCTTCGAGGGGTCGCCCCTCGGCGTCGACGTCTGGCGCGACGGCGAGGTGCTGGTGCGCGACGGGAGCGAGCGCGAGATACTGGACGCGCTCGGCGAGTCGAACGTCGTCGTCGTCTCGCCCATCGGCGGCCAGGGGTTCGTCTTCGGCCGGGGGAACCAGCAGCTCTCGCCGACGGTGCTCCGGCGCTCGGAGGTGCTCGTCGTCGCCTCACGGGCCAAACTCGACGACATCGGCGTCCTCCGCGTCGACACCGGCGACCCCGACCTCGACGAGGAGTTGCGCGGGTGGCGGCGGGTGCGGACCGGCCGCTTCGAGCACCGCCTCATGCAGGTGGAGTGA
- a CDS encoding phosphate signaling complex PhoU family protein produces the protein METRKVQRLGPSTLAMTLPAEWAKQYNVEKGDEVSIRIGGKGMLTVMPESVQREESEAVIHAGSLDADAVERAIVAQYVLGRRVIHVEAPEDETLDSAHINAVYNAETQLMGLGVIEERPERIAIRCSVDPEDFTLDNLLERLESTGQTMRNEAIRALAHGNPDLAQRALNRERQANKIFVLLLRLIFTAYQNPNLTNALGLDDGFALIGYRSIAKNLELTADNAEDIAEIALNAENHSLKVDQPTMRKIRDFTDKVNEITEKGVRCAVERDYDTAIEVRRLFADIKDREREILNELPDMPNEDLLEVREVLVSLQQTAQYAVRNAEIATNLALNAESEHTTIR, from the coding sequence ATGGAAACGCGGAAAGTCCAGCGCCTGGGGCCGTCGACGCTGGCTATGACGTTACCGGCGGAGTGGGCGAAACAGTACAACGTCGAGAAGGGGGACGAGGTGTCGATTCGTATCGGGGGCAAGGGGATGTTGACCGTGATGCCCGAGTCCGTCCAGCGCGAGGAGAGCGAAGCGGTCATCCACGCGGGGAGCCTCGACGCCGACGCCGTCGAGCGCGCCATCGTCGCCCAGTACGTCCTCGGGCGGCGGGTCATCCACGTGGAGGCCCCCGAGGACGAGACGCTCGACAGCGCGCACATCAACGCCGTCTACAACGCCGAGACGCAGTTGATGGGGCTCGGCGTCATCGAGGAGCGACCCGAGCGCATCGCCATCCGCTGCTCGGTCGACCCCGAGGACTTCACGCTCGACAACCTGCTCGAACGCCTCGAGTCGACGGGCCAGACGATGCGCAACGAGGCGATTCGCGCGCTCGCCCACGGCAACCCGGACCTCGCCCAGCGTGCGCTCAACCGCGAGCGCCAGGCGAACAAGATCTTCGTCCTCCTGCTGCGTCTCATCTTCACCGCCTACCAGAACCCCAACCTCACGAACGCGCTCGGCCTCGACGACGGTTTCGCGCTCATCGGCTACCGCTCCATCGCGAAGAACCTCGAACTCACCGCCGACAACGCCGAGGACATCGCCGAGATAGCGCTCAACGCCGAGAACCACTCGCTGAAGGTCGACCAGCCGACGATGCGGAAGATCCGCGACTTCACCGACAAGGTCAACGAGATAACGGAGAAGGGCGTGCGCTGCGCCGTCGAGCGCGACTACGACACCGCCATCGAGGTGCGCCGCCTGTTCGCGGACATCAAGGACCGCGAACGCGAGATACTGAACGAACTGCCGGACATGCCGAACGAGGACCTCCTCGAGGTGCGCGAGGTGCTCGTCAGCCTCCAGCAGACGGCCCAGTACGCGGTCCGGAACGCCGAAATCGCGACCAACCTCGCGCTCAACGCCGAGAGCGAGCACACGACGATTCGGTAA
- a CDS encoding LEA type 2 family protein yields MLRGLLASRSRTVGVLLVVLTAGTGGALLTGVVGAPGVTDVENRFGAVNDSRTVVHTDLHLHNPNPVGVRLGGTTANYTVAMNDVALARGGTSGVALPAGNSTTSLSTTMDNERIPAWWVSHVRADETTTVSVDARARLSSVGRSVSASRERTVETDVIGQFRSTEDRPVRSDSPLAPDPVLVVRETDAAWGEVTAERTPIDTRFVVYNPNSSPYVLTEIGYEMTMNDVEVGSGSTERAHVIEPGAEETVDTTTAIRNDRLDEWWVSHLERNQVTDVRIDFYATAELPSGETVRLPLDALTYTTTVETDVFGTKNATAAGGDGGGTAGEDDGNASTGDDSNDGDVNGTDGDETDVNGTDGSDDDGAERDDGGLLGALARPVGA; encoded by the coding sequence ATGCTACGTGGTCTGCTCGCATCCCGGAGTCGCACGGTCGGGGTCCTGCTGGTGGTCCTCACCGCCGGCACCGGCGGCGCACTGCTCACCGGGGTCGTCGGTGCCCCCGGAGTGACCGACGTCGAGAACCGGTTCGGCGCGGTGAACGACAGTCGAACCGTCGTCCACACGGACCTCCACCTCCACAACCCCAACCCCGTCGGCGTCCGGTTGGGCGGAACGACGGCGAACTACACCGTGGCGATGAACGACGTCGCCCTCGCGAGGGGGGGAACGTCGGGCGTCGCCCTCCCGGCCGGTAACTCGACGACCTCGCTGTCGACGACGATGGACAACGAGCGCATCCCCGCGTGGTGGGTGTCGCACGTCCGGGCCGACGAGACCACCACGGTCAGCGTCGACGCGCGCGCCCGCCTCTCGTCGGTCGGACGGAGCGTGTCCGCCTCCCGTGAGCGAACCGTCGAGACGGACGTCATCGGTCAGTTCCGCTCCACCGAGGACCGGCCGGTTCGGAGCGACTCGCCGCTCGCGCCCGACCCCGTCCTCGTCGTCCGCGAGACGGATGCGGCGTGGGGCGAGGTGACCGCGGAGCGCACGCCCATCGACACCCGCTTCGTCGTCTACAACCCCAACAGTTCGCCATACGTTCTCACCGAAATCGGTTACGAGATGACGATGAACGACGTCGAGGTGGGAAGCGGGTCGACCGAGCGCGCGCACGTCATCGAACCGGGGGCGGAGGAGACCGTCGACACGACGACGGCGATACGCAACGACCGCCTCGACGAGTGGTGGGTGTCGCACCTCGAACGGAACCAGGTGACGGACGTCCGCATCGACTTCTACGCGACGGCCGAACTCCCGTCGGGCGAGACGGTTCGACTCCCCCTCGACGCCCTCACGTACACGACGACCGTCGAGACGGACGTCTTCGGGACGAAGAACGCGACCGCGGCGGGCGGTGACGGCGGAGGGACCGCCGGCGAGGACGACGGGAACGCCTCGACGGGTGACGACTCCAACGACGGTGACGTGAACGGGACGGACGGGGACGAGACCGACGTGAACGGGACGGACGGCTCCGACGACGACGGAGCCGAGCGCGACGACGGCGGGCTCCTCGGGGCGCTCGCGCGCCCGGTCGGCGCCTGA
- a CDS encoding glycosyltransferase, protein MRPEVAVFTDTYLPTVNGVTYTIEAWRDCWERRGGRMGVVYPGSDHVPSASEHPVTSVPFPFYEGFHVGLPRVPAAVRDADLVHSHTPFGIGLAGYRLARRRDVPFIVSFHTPTSEYASYLFDSRLAAFVERVANGYETRYLNRADHVVTPSQSARARLLDRGVEPPITVVSNGIDVDRFAPSDGDAFREAYDLPSGPLVGYTGRHGYEKRLEDVVDAAEGLDVSVVFGGDGPARAALETRAAEADIDVRFLGFLDRDELPAFYSALDAFVFPSPVETQGLVALEAIACGTPVVAVDAGALADTVEEGSTGYHYAPGDVSGFRAAIRRTLDERARLRTSCLVARERMSVERAVDTLESVYRVSLEQY, encoded by the coding sequence ATGCGACCGGAGGTGGCCGTCTTCACCGACACGTATCTCCCCACCGTCAACGGCGTCACCTACACCATCGAGGCGTGGCGCGACTGCTGGGAGCGCCGCGGCGGGCGGATGGGCGTCGTCTACCCGGGGAGCGACCACGTGCCGTCGGCGAGCGAACACCCGGTCACGAGCGTCCCGTTCCCGTTCTACGAGGGGTTCCACGTCGGCCTGCCGCGAGTGCCGGCGGCGGTGCGCGACGCCGACCTCGTCCACTCGCACACTCCCTTCGGCATCGGCCTCGCGGGCTACCGCCTCGCCCGCCGGCGCGACGTCCCGTTCATCGTCTCGTTTCACACGCCCACCTCCGAGTACGCCAGTTACCTGTTCGACAGCCGCCTCGCCGCCTTCGTCGAGCGCGTCGCCAACGGCTACGAGACGCGCTACCTCAACCGCGCCGACCACGTCGTCACGCCGAGCCAGAGCGCCCGCGCGCGCCTGCTCGACCGCGGCGTCGAACCGCCCATCACCGTCGTCTCGAACGGCATCGACGTCGACCGCTTCGCCCCGAGCGACGGCGACGCCTTCCGCGAGGCCTACGACCTCCCCTCGGGGCCGCTCGTCGGCTACACCGGCCGCCACGGCTACGAGAAGCGTCTGGAGGACGTCGTCGACGCCGCGGAGGGGCTCGACGTCTCCGTCGTCTTCGGCGGCGACGGCCCGGCCCGCGCGGCGCTCGAGACCCGCGCGGCCGAGGCGGACATCGACGTCCGGTTCCTCGGCTTCCTCGACCGCGACGAACTCCCGGCGTTCTACTCCGCGCTCGACGCGTTCGTCTTCCCGAGTCCCGTCGAGACGCAGGGGCTGGTCGCGCTGGAGGCCATCGCCTGCGGCACGCCCGTCGTCGCCGTCGACGCCGGCGCGCTGGCCGACACCGTCGAGGAGGGGTCGACGGGCTACCACTACGCCCCCGGCGACGTCTCCGGGTTCCGCGCCGCGATTCGCCGGACGCTCGACGAACGGGCGCGTCTGCGTACCTCCTGTCTCGTCGCCCGCGAGCGCATGAGCGTCGAACGGGCCGTCGACACGCTCGAGAGCGTCTATCGCGTCTCGCTCGAACAGTACTGA
- a CDS encoding glycosyltransferase family 4 protein, whose product MRVCNYLELEAHLVRSGIGTSVSHQRKALADRTDVDLLVSPWRGGTPASALQHALVGDGAFADFDLAHCNVVGPGSVAVARHARREGVPLVLHAHVTREDFAESFRGSTRVGPALERYLRWFYSQADLVLCPSEYTRGVLDSYPVDAPIRAISNGVDTASLAGFESFREDYRERFDLEGTVVFAVGNVFERKGLTDFCRLAEETDYDFAWFGPYDTGPQASPTVRRWTTDPPENVTFTGWVDDKRGAFAAGDVFCFPAKVENQGLVVLEAMACGKAVVLRDLPVFREFYTDGEDCLLCDSREEFREALSRLAADPDLRDRLGENARETAAAHSLDRVGSELVRAYEDVTAGRAGR is encoded by the coding sequence ATGCGCGTCTGCAACTACCTCGAACTCGAAGCCCACCTCGTCAGGAGCGGCATCGGGACCTCCGTTTCTCACCAGCGGAAAGCGCTCGCCGACCGGACCGACGTCGACCTCCTCGTCTCGCCGTGGCGCGGGGGGACCCCAGCGAGTGCCCTCCAGCACGCGCTCGTCGGCGACGGCGCGTTCGCCGACTTCGACCTCGCGCACTGCAACGTCGTCGGCCCCGGGTCGGTCGCCGTCGCCCGCCACGCCCGCCGCGAGGGCGTCCCGCTCGTCCTCCACGCCCACGTCACCCGCGAGGACTTCGCCGAGAGCTTCCGCGGGTCGACGCGCGTCGGCCCGGCGCTCGAACGCTACCTCCGGTGGTTCTACTCGCAGGCCGACCTGGTGCTCTGCCCCAGCGAGTACACGAGGGGCGTCCTCGACTCCTACCCCGTCGACGCGCCGATCAGAGCGATCTCGAACGGGGTCGACACCGCGTCGCTCGCCGGGTTCGAGTCGTTCCGCGAGGACTACCGCGAGCGGTTCGACCTCGAGGGGACGGTCGTCTTCGCCGTCGGGAACGTCTTCGAGCGCAAGGGCCTCACCGACTTCTGCCGCCTCGCCGAGGAGACCGACTACGACTTCGCCTGGTTCGGCCCCTACGACACCGGCCCGCAGGCGAGTCCGACGGTGAGACGGTGGACGACCGACCCGCCCGAGAACGTCACGTTCACGGGCTGGGTCGACGACAAGCGCGGGGCGTTCGCCGCGGGCGACGTGTTCTGCTTCCCGGCGAAGGTCGAGAACCAGGGACTCGTGGTGCTGGAGGCGATGGCCTGCGGGAAGGCCGTCGTCCTCCGGGACCTCCCCGTCTTCCGCGAGTTCTACACCGACGGCGAGGACTGTCTGCTCTGTGACTCGCGCGAGGAGTTCCGCGAGGCGCTCTCGCGACTCGCAGCCGACCCCGACCTGCGCGACCGACTCGGCGAGAACGCCCGCGAGACGGCCGCCGCCCACAGCCTCGACCGGGTGGGGTCGGAACTCGTCCGGGCGTACGAGGACGTGACCGCCGGTCGCGCCGGTCGCTGA
- a CDS encoding sulfatase — protein MPPNVLLVVLDSVRARNTSLHDPTLTTTPALSTLAEEATTYRNARAPSSWSLPSHASLFTGRHAHEHGVYSTRDRLPSGHTIFESLAEDGYETGVFSGNPFLVTTNNGLKDAFDHVGSPKPLRFPDALDPRAFVFDEGTGQYADYLRACLDHDRPLHSLCNGLELKLRSDLPDLPGLGGPDVVHAPTIVDDFLQWEAATDEPWAACMNLMDAHAPYRPETLVEGDETLVGLEGRIEDYIWDFYAGDHPWWLLRAMEPLYNDAIRDADAAVGHLVETLRARGVLDDTLLVVTSDHGEAFGEPSETARRHRVAGHGRYAIEELLHVPLVVRDPGQTTARVVPDLAPLTGFPDAVEAVRAGERSSFAADGPVPASVEWHDTHLLDADRREAMALEELTAGARVVYEHDGEGVVKTVRRGDRTATLRVPSALEKYHDERVTPAALDHFDAGRPLAAARDDDYDDATMEHLRDLGYA, from the coding sequence ATGCCCCCGAACGTCCTTCTGGTGGTCCTCGACAGCGTCCGGGCGAGGAACACCTCGCTCCACGACCCGACGCTGACGACGACGCCCGCCCTCTCGACGCTGGCCGAGGAGGCGACGACCTACCGCAACGCCCGCGCCCCCTCGAGCTGGAGCCTGCCGAGTCACGCCAGCCTCTTCACCGGCCGCCACGCCCACGAACACGGCGTCTACTCCACGCGCGACCGACTCCCGTCGGGCCATACGATATTCGAGTCGCTCGCCGAGGACGGCTACGAGACGGGCGTCTTCTCCGGCAACCCGTTCCTCGTGACGACGAACAACGGGCTGAAGGACGCCTTCGACCACGTCGGGTCGCCGAAGCCGCTTCGCTTCCCCGACGCCCTCGACCCCCGGGCGTTCGTCTTCGACGAGGGGACCGGCCAGTACGCCGACTACCTGCGGGCGTGTCTCGACCACGACCGACCCCTCCACTCGCTGTGCAACGGCCTCGAACTGAAACTCCGCAGCGACCTCCCTGACCTCCCCGGCCTCGGCGGACCGGACGTCGTCCACGCCCCCACCATCGTCGACGACTTCCTGCAGTGGGAGGCGGCGACCGACGAGCCGTGGGCCGCCTGCATGAACCTCATGGACGCCCACGCACCCTACCGCCCCGAGACGCTCGTGGAGGGCGACGAGACGCTCGTCGGACTCGAAGGGCGCATCGAGGACTACATCTGGGACTTCTACGCCGGCGACCACCCCTGGTGGCTCCTGCGAGCGATGGAACCGCTGTACAACGACGCGATTCGCGACGCGGACGCCGCCGTCGGCCACCTGGTCGAGACGCTCCGCGCGCGCGGCGTCCTCGACGACACCCTGCTGGTCGTCACGAGCGACCACGGCGAGGCGTTCGGCGAACCGAGCGAGACGGCGCGCCGACACCGGGTGGCGGGCCACGGCCGCTACGCCATCGAGGAACTCCTGCACGTCCCACTCGTCGTGCGCGACCCCGGTCAGACCACGGCCCGGGTCGTCCCCGACCTCGCGCCGCTCACCGGCTTCCCCGACGCCGTCGAGGCGGTCCGCGCCGGCGAGCGCTCCTCGTTCGCGGCCGACGGCCCCGTCCCGGCGTCCGTCGAGTGGCACGACACGCACCTCCTCGACGCCGACCGCCGCGAGGCGATGGCGCTCGAGGAACTGACGGCGGGCGCCCGCGTCGTCTACGAGCACGACGGCGAGGGCGTGGTGAAGACGGTTCGCCGCGGCGACCGCACCGCGACCCTCCGGGTGCCCTCGGCGCTGGAGAAGTACCACGACGAGCGCGTCACCCCCGCCGCCCTCGACCATTTCGACGCCGGCCGGCCGCTCGCCGCGGCACGCGACGACGACTACGACGACGCGACGATGGAACACCTCCGCGACCTGGGCTACGCCTGA
- a CDS encoding ribonuclease P protein component 4 → MGIPEERIERLHALARRAVAEGHEDRSRAYVRLARRVAERNRCGLPRRFKRFTCDACDVYLRPGRNARVRLQDGHVVVTCDCGAQKRYPYEGPDDAPASAER, encoded by the coding sequence ATGGGCATCCCCGAGGAGCGCATCGAGCGCCTCCACGCGCTGGCGCGACGGGCGGTCGCCGAGGGCCACGAGGACCGCTCGCGGGCGTACGTGCGCCTCGCGCGGCGGGTCGCCGAGCGCAACCGCTGTGGCCTCCCGCGCCGGTTCAAGCGCTTCACCTGCGACGCCTGCGACGTCTACCTCCGGCCGGGGCGGAACGCCCGCGTCCGCCTGCAGGACGGCCACGTGGTCGTCACCTGCGACTGCGGCGCGCAGAAGCGCTACCCGTACGAGGGGCCCGACGACGCGCCGGCGAGCGCCGAGCGGTGA
- a CDS encoding YhbY family RNA-binding protein: MADDSLKARIHDLDVTVWVGKGGLEPVVEELRDQLRENDLVKVKFLRASRGGTTTEALAEDLADRVNAELVDSRGHTAVFH; the protein is encoded by the coding sequence ATGGCAGACGACTCGCTGAAGGCACGTATCCACGACCTCGACGTCACCGTCTGGGTCGGGAAGGGCGGTCTCGAACCCGTCGTCGAGGAACTGCGCGACCAGCTACGGGAGAACGACCTCGTGAAGGTGAAGTTCCTGCGCGCGTCCCGGGGCGGCACGACGACCGAGGCGCTGGCGGAGGACCTCGCGGACCGGGTGAACGCCGAACTCGTCGACAGCCGGGGACACACCGCCGTCTTCCACTGA
- a CDS encoding mechanosensitive ion channel family protein, translating to MGLATVLLQTGEEGNLTLGDTGVEASGVVSKTIEETFNLDVEYANALGSLVVFVGSFLALYGVGRALALPLAGRLLDARDVDEHAKRPLMRVVHVVVAFVAVAVAFGFAGYGNFLTSLATVAAAATLAVGLALQDVLKNLVAGVFIYMDRPFRIGDWIEWEDYSGVVEDISLRVTRVRTFDNELLTVPNSQLTDGVIKNPVAKDKLRLKFVFGIGYDDDVQRATDIIVDEATEHPDILSSPAPSVRLTELGDSSVGLQSRFWIGDPSRAEFMRIRGEYVTAVKRRFDEDGIDIPYPQVDLHGGIELANAALASESADD from the coding sequence ATGGGGCTCGCGACGGTGCTGTTGCAGACCGGCGAGGAGGGGAACCTCACCCTCGGCGACACGGGCGTCGAGGCCTCGGGCGTCGTCTCGAAGACCATCGAGGAGACGTTCAACCTCGACGTGGAGTACGCCAACGCCCTCGGGTCGCTGGTGGTGTTCGTCGGCTCGTTCCTCGCGCTCTACGGCGTGGGGCGGGCGCTCGCGCTTCCGCTCGCCGGGCGACTGCTCGACGCCCGCGACGTGGACGAGCACGCGAAGCGCCCGCTGATGCGCGTCGTCCACGTCGTGGTGGCGTTCGTCGCCGTCGCCGTGGCGTTCGGCTTCGCCGGCTACGGGAACTTCCTCACCTCGCTCGCGACGGTCGCGGCGGCGGCGACGCTCGCCGTCGGGCTGGCGCTCCAGGACGTCCTGAAGAACCTCGTCGCCGGCGTGTTCATCTACATGGACCGACCCTTCCGCATCGGCGACTGGATCGAGTGGGAGGACTACTCGGGCGTCGTCGAGGACATCAGCCTGCGCGTCACCCGCGTACGGACGTTCGACAACGAACTGCTCACGGTCCCCAACTCGCAGCTCACCGACGGCGTCATCAAGAACCCCGTCGCGAAGGACAAACTCCGCCTGAAGTTCGTCTTCGGCATCGGCTACGACGACGACGTCCAGCGGGCGACGGACATCATCGTCGATGAGGCGACCGAGCACCCGGACATCCTCTCGTCGCCGGCGCCCTCCGTGCGCCTGACCGAACTCGGCGACTCCTCGGTCGGCCTCCAGTCGCGCTTCTGGATCGGCGACCCCAGCCGCGCGGAGTTCATGCGCATCCGCGGGGAGTACGTGACGGCGGTCAAGCGGCGGTTCGACGAGGACGGTATCGACATCCCGTACCCGCAGGTCGACCTCCACGGCGGCATCGAACTGGCCAACGCCGCGCTGGCGTCCGAATCGGCCGACGACTGA
- a CDS encoding DUF7548 family protein — MDDTRLAPAVGIVAALAVVAVLAVPYALIDTPGTVGAYYGGGLVDPQFAGLFALVAVIVFAAGRQERSDPALAAGAGLVFGLFTLLFCALWAFTVPADFVLSLTTETAIEYHRYLLVVVALFLPAGGLWYARALRLV; from the coding sequence ATGGACGACACCCGCCTCGCCCCCGCCGTCGGCATCGTCGCCGCGCTCGCCGTCGTCGCCGTCCTCGCGGTCCCGTACGCCCTCATCGACACGCCCGGGACCGTCGGCGCGTACTACGGCGGGGGCCTCGTCGACCCGCAGTTCGCCGGGCTCTTCGCGCTCGTCGCCGTCATCGTCTTCGCCGCCGGGCGCCAGGAGCGCTCCGACCCCGCGCTCGCGGCCGGCGCGGGCCTCGTCTTCGGACTGTTCACTCTCCTGTTCTGTGCGCTGTGGGCGTTCACCGTCCCCGCGGACTTCGTCCTCTCGTTGACGACGGAGACGGCCATCGAGTACCACCGCTACCTGCTCGTCGTCGTCGCGCTCTTCCTCCCCGCGGGCGGGCTCTGGTACGCCCGGGCGCTCCGCCTGGTGTGA
- a CDS encoding DUF5798 family protein produces MGLGGTASKLQKVAAMAEDVYEKLNDLRDQVVELRQRVERVDRTAEDNRALLEALAREQGIDVETVLAEASIEEAESTDTTDTTAAETESTATDATGDSDGPTESTGSTNATTPSDRTDG; encoded by the coding sequence ATGGGACTCGGAGGAACCGCCTCGAAGCTGCAGAAGGTCGCAGCGATGGCGGAGGACGTCTACGAGAAGCTCAACGACCTGCGCGACCAGGTCGTCGAACTGCGCCAGCGCGTCGAGCGCGTCGACCGCACGGCGGAGGACAACCGCGCGCTCCTCGAAGCGCTCGCGCGCGAGCAGGGCATCGACGTGGAGACGGTGCTCGCGGAGGCGTCCATCGAGGAGGCAGAGAGCACGGACACGACGGACACGACCGCGGCCGAGACCGAGTCGACGGCCACCGACGCCACCGGTGACAGCGACGGACCGACCGAGTCGACCGGGTCGACGAACGCGACCACGCCGAGCGACCGGACGGACGGCTGA
- a CDS encoding CoA-binding protein → MPVESDEELASILSQETIAVVGCSATPGKDAHEIPKYMREHGYEVVPVNPYAEEVFGREAYDSLAEVEAEIDIVDVFRPSEEVSGIVDEVLERDDVDTVWLQLGIRDAEAGARVEESGRRFVQDHCLKVEHGRLVA, encoded by the coding sequence ATGCCCGTCGAATCCGACGAGGAACTCGCATCCATCCTCTCGCAGGAGACCATCGCCGTCGTCGGGTGCTCCGCCACCCCCGGGAAGGACGCCCACGAGATACCGAAGTACATGCGCGAACACGGGTACGAGGTCGTCCCCGTGAACCCCTACGCGGAGGAGGTGTTCGGCCGCGAGGCGTACGACTCGCTCGCCGAGGTCGAAGCGGAGATAGATATCGTCGACGTGTTCCGCCCGAGCGAGGAGGTGAGCGGTATCGTCGACGAGGTGCTCGAGCGCGACGACGTCGACACCGTCTGGCTCCAGCTCGGCATCCGCGACGCCGAGGCCGGTGCGCGCGTCGAGGAGTCGGGCCGCCGGTTCGTCCAGGACCACTGTCTGAAGGTCGAACACGGTCGGCTGGTCGCGTAG
- a CDS encoding geranylgeranylglycerol-phosphate geranylgeranyltransferase, with the protein MPELRGLVELTRPVNAVAAGVLTLIGAYVAGGVVDAPLAAAAAGIATVLAVGAGNAINDYFDAVIDRINAPGRPIPRGAVTERGALWFSVVLFALAVAFALTLPLLALGIAAFNLLALVAYTELFKGLPGVGNAVVAYLGGSTFLFGGAAVDGQLTTVVTLAALAALSTFTREVVKDVEDLAGDREEGLNTLPIAIGERRALLVGVACLAVAVLASPVPYVTGTLGLAYLALVVPADLVMLAAAVEGFSDPTAGQTHLKYGMFLAAAAFVVGRAVPL; encoded by the coding sequence ATGCCCGAGCTGCGTGGACTGGTCGAACTCACCCGCCCGGTGAACGCCGTCGCGGCGGGCGTCCTCACGCTCATCGGCGCCTACGTCGCCGGGGGTGTCGTGGACGCCCCCCTCGCGGCCGCCGCCGCGGGCATCGCCACCGTCCTCGCCGTGGGCGCCGGCAACGCCATCAACGACTACTTCGACGCCGTCATCGACCGCATCAACGCACCCGGCCGCCCCATTCCACGGGGAGCGGTCACCGAGCGCGGCGCGCTCTGGTTCAGCGTCGTCCTCTTCGCGCTCGCCGTCGCGTTCGCGCTCACGCTCCCCCTCCTCGCGCTCGGCATCGCGGCGTTCAACCTGCTGGCGCTGGTCGCCTACACGGAACTGTTCAAGGGCCTGCCCGGGGTCGGCAACGCCGTCGTCGCCTACCTCGGCGGGAGCACGTTCCTCTTCGGCGGCGCGGCCGTCGACGGGCAGTTGACGACGGTGGTGACGCTCGCCGCCCTCGCCGCGCTCTCGACGTTCACCCGCGAGGTGGTGAAAGACGTCGAGGACCTCGCGGGTGACCGCGAGGAAGGGTTGAACACCCTGCCCATCGCCATCGGGGAGCGGCGGGCGCTCCTCGTCGGCGTGGCGTGCCTCGCCGTCGCCGTCCTCGCCAGCCCGGTCCCCTACGTCACCGGGACGCTCGGCCTCGCGTACCTCGCGCTCGTCGTCCCCGCGGACCTGGTGATGCTCGCGGCCGCAGTCGAGGGCTTCTCGGACCCGACGGCCGGTCAGACGCACCTCAAGTACGGGATGTTCCTCGCGGCGGCGGCGTTCGTCGTCGGGCGGGCGGTCCCGCTCTGA